The following proteins are encoded in a genomic region of Triticum dicoccoides isolate Atlit2015 ecotype Zavitan chromosome 1B, WEW_v2.0, whole genome shotgun sequence:
- the LOC119311098 gene encoding uncharacterized protein LOC119311098, producing MAFLGGSLRVTRSISSRKMMEGKKSHGASGLWRQAPAPVRQLFWRVRSSMLRPKRRAVSFGYDLKSYSQNFDDGLVPVHRL from the coding sequence ATGGCGTTTCTGGGAGGATCATTGCGCGTGACGAGGAGCATTAGCAGCCGGAAGATGATGGAGGGGAAGAAGAGCCACGGCGCGTCCGGGTTGTGGCGGCAAGCGCCGGCGCCCGTGAGGCAGCTGTTCTGGAGGGTGAGGAGCTCCATGCTACGGCCGAAGCGCCGCGCCGTGAGTTTCGGGTACGACCTCAAGAGCTACTCCCAGAACTTCGACGACGGCCTCGTCCCTGTCCACCGCCTCTAG